A single region of the Nocardioides aquaticus genome encodes:
- a CDS encoding aminoglycoside phosphotransferase family protein: protein MRLQPLARRRLAGLGAAGESWLAALPGLLDELEQEWGVRVERRSLPGGSNGLVAPATTADGQARVVKVAAPGVDLARQAEVLGAAAGRGHVRLHAHDRRRQALLLDGLGRSLAQTPLPVEDVVAALTATLVEAWAAPAPPLPARVRDRAADLARGLDDLAARSEHDASPAVLDHARRCAARRSAAHDPARCVVAHGDAHPANLLRAPDAPTGWLLVDAEGTVAERAYDVGVALRDLSSALQEPPTAAGRLRGWCVQAAAATGTDPDAVWDWAFLERVSTGLYVTSIGSRAVGRPMLTSAAAVLAGR from the coding sequence GTGCGCCTCCAGCCGCTCGCGCGGCGCCGGCTCGCGGGCCTCGGCGCCGCGGGTGAGTCCTGGCTGGCCGCGCTGCCCGGCCTGCTCGACGAGCTCGAGCAGGAGTGGGGCGTCCGGGTGGAGCGGCGCTCGCTGCCCGGCGGCAGCAACGGGCTGGTGGCCCCGGCCACGACGGCCGACGGGCAGGCGCGGGTCGTCAAGGTCGCCGCCCCCGGCGTCGACCTCGCCCGCCAGGCGGAGGTGCTGGGCGCGGCCGCGGGCCGGGGCCACGTCCGCCTGCACGCGCACGACCGGCGGCGCCAGGCGCTGCTGCTGGACGGCCTCGGGCGGTCGCTGGCGCAGACCCCGCTGCCGGTCGAGGACGTCGTCGCCGCCCTGACGGCGACCCTGGTCGAGGCGTGGGCCGCGCCGGCCCCGCCGCTGCCGGCGCGGGTCCGCGACCGCGCCGCCGACCTCGCCCGTGGCCTGGACGACCTCGCCGCCCGGTCCGAGCACGACGCGTCGCCCGCCGTCCTCGACCACGCCCGCCGGTGCGCCGCCCGCCGGTCCGCGGCGCACGACCCGGCCCGCTGCGTGGTCGCCCACGGCGACGCCCACCCCGCCAACCTCCTGCGCGCGCCGGACGCGCCCACCGGGTGGCTGCTGGTCGACGCCGAGGGCACGGTCGCCGAGCGGGCGTACGACGTGGGGGTCGCCCTGCGCGACCTCTCCTCGGCCCTGCAGGAGCCCCCGACGGCCGCAGGACGGCTGCGCGGCTGGTGCGTCCAGGCGGCCGCCGCGACCGGCACCGACCCCGACGCGGTGTGGGACTGGGCCTTCCTGGAGCGGGTCTCGACCGGCCTCTACGTCACCTCGATCGGCTCGCGCGCGGTCGGCCGCCCGATGCTCACCTCGGCCGCGGCGGTGCTCGCGGGGCGCTGA
- a CDS encoding DUF2256 and DUF3253 domain-containing protein, whose translation MSTPEPKTCASCGRTIEWRKKWERDWDQVRYCSTACRKRGVSRTDEALEQSIRDLLAARARGKTICPSDAARAVGPTDDEGWRELMEPARRAARRMVAAGEVVVTQGGKVVDPSTAKGAIRIRRA comes from the coding sequence GTGAGCACCCCGGAGCCGAAGACCTGCGCGTCGTGCGGACGCACCATCGAGTGGCGCAAGAAGTGGGAGCGCGACTGGGACCAGGTGCGCTACTGCTCCACGGCCTGCCGCAAGCGGGGCGTCAGCCGTACCGACGAGGCGCTCGAGCAGAGCATCCGCGACCTGCTCGCCGCCCGCGCCCGCGGGAAGACGATCTGCCCCTCCGACGCGGCCCGCGCGGTCGGGCCCACCGACGACGAGGGCTGGCGCGAGCTGATGGAGCCGGCCCGCCGCGCCGCGCGCCGGATGGTGGCCGCGGGCGAGGTCGTCGTCACCCAGGGCGGGAAGGTCGTCGACCCGTCCACCGCCAAGGGCGCGATCCGGATCCGCCGGGCCTGA
- a CDS encoding AAA family ATPase: MVTLASSPDLSPASMAERLRGTGYLADAELATVAFLAVKMQRPLLLEGEPGTGKTALAEALAESFGLPLVRLQCYEGIDASQALYDWDFPRQVLHLRALEAAGGAGSGVEEAEKSLYDERFLLARPILAALQQSPAVLLVDEVDRADDEFEAFLLEVLSTYRVSIPELGTVAATEPPLVVLTSNRTRELHDALKRRCLYHWIDHPGLEREVEIMRSRAPEIGHVLARQVVSLVQDLRARDDLEKPPGVAETLDWARALAHLGATELDLETSAATLGALVKYREDADKVRHALDQVMRT, from the coding sequence ATGGTGACACTGGCGTCCTCCCCGGACCTGTCCCCGGCCTCCATGGCCGAGCGCCTGCGCGGGACGGGCTACCTCGCCGACGCCGAGCTGGCGACGGTGGCCTTCCTGGCCGTCAAGATGCAGCGCCCGCTGCTGCTCGAGGGCGAGCCCGGCACCGGCAAGACCGCTCTCGCGGAGGCGCTTGCGGAGTCGTTCGGGCTCCCGCTGGTGCGGCTGCAGTGCTACGAGGGGATCGACGCCAGCCAGGCCCTCTACGACTGGGACTTCCCGCGCCAGGTGCTCCACCTGCGCGCGCTCGAGGCCGCCGGCGGTGCGGGCAGCGGGGTCGAGGAGGCCGAGAAGAGCCTGTACGACGAGCGCTTCCTGCTGGCCCGCCCGATCCTCGCCGCGCTCCAGCAGAGCCCCGCGGTGCTGCTGGTCGACGAGGTCGACCGCGCCGACGACGAGTTCGAGGCGTTCCTGCTGGAGGTGCTCTCGACCTACCGGGTCTCCATCCCCGAGCTCGGCACGGTCGCGGCGACCGAGCCGCCGCTGGTGGTGCTCACCTCCAACCGCACCCGCGAGCTGCACGACGCCCTGAAGCGTCGCTGCCTCTACCACTGGATCGACCACCCCGGCCTCGAGCGCGAGGTCGAGATCATGCGCTCGCGCGCGCCCGAGATCGGCCACGTGCTGGCCCGCCAGGTCGTCTCGCTGGTCCAGGACCTGCGCGCGCGCGACGACCTCGAGAAGCCGCCGGGCGTCGCGGAGACCCTCGACTGGGCCCGCGCCCTGGCCCACCTCGGCGCGACCGAGCTCGACCTCGAGACCTCCGCGGCCACGCTCGGGGCGCTGGTGAAGTACCGCGAGGACGCCGACAAGGTCCGCCACGCCCTGGACCAGGTGATGCGCACATGA
- a CDS encoding vWA domain-containing protein — translation MTVSVSAGLLGPGPDEILLAFTTALRAAGVPVTSDRSQTFLAATSVVGLDDVSATYAAGRATLCGSPDDLDRYDQVFEAFFDHRAGLPRARNASPPDRAVPTTLPLDDPAGGGAGEEEADDVVRAKASGAEVLRHRDVATLDAGEKSRLAAMFATLQPRPPRRRTARHQRWHRGEVDASRTLRASLRRLGEPTEIVWRRRTTKPRRVVLLVDVSGSMSGYADALLRLAHRTTTVLAARGGQVETFTVGTRLTHLTRAMRLRDPERALVAAGDAVSDWSGGTRLGETLKVFVDRWGRRGLARGSVVVIFSDGWERGDCRLLGEQVARLRRVSHRVVWVNPHRGKDGYEPVQAGVLAVLPHVDDFLAGHSLATFSELVEVVARA, via the coding sequence ATGACGGTCTCGGTCAGCGCCGGGCTCCTGGGCCCCGGACCCGACGAGATCCTGCTGGCCTTCACCACCGCGCTCCGCGCGGCGGGCGTGCCGGTGACCTCCGACCGCTCCCAGACCTTCCTGGCCGCCACGTCGGTGGTCGGGCTCGACGACGTCTCGGCGACCTACGCCGCGGGGCGCGCGACGCTGTGCGGCTCGCCCGACGACCTCGACCGCTACGACCAGGTCTTCGAGGCGTTCTTCGACCACCGGGCCGGGCTGCCCCGCGCCCGGAACGCCTCCCCGCCCGACCGGGCGGTGCCGACCACGCTGCCCCTCGACGACCCCGCCGGCGGCGGTGCCGGCGAGGAGGAGGCCGACGACGTGGTGCGGGCCAAGGCCAGCGGCGCCGAGGTGCTGCGCCACCGCGACGTCGCCACCCTCGACGCCGGGGAGAAGAGCCGGCTGGCGGCCATGTTCGCCACCCTCCAGCCGCGCCCGCCCCGCCGCCGCACCGCGCGGCACCAGCGCTGGCACCGCGGCGAGGTCGACGCCTCGCGCACGCTGCGGGCCAGCCTGCGCCGCCTCGGCGAGCCGACCGAGATCGTGTGGCGCCGCCGCACCACCAAGCCGCGCCGGGTGGTCCTGCTGGTCGACGTCTCCGGCTCGATGAGCGGGTACGCCGACGCGCTGCTGCGCCTGGCCCACCGCACCACCACGGTGCTGGCGGCCCGCGGCGGCCAGGTGGAGACCTTCACCGTCGGCACCCGGCTGACCCACCTGACCCGCGCGATGCGGCTGCGCGACCCCGAGCGCGCGCTGGTGGCCGCCGGGGACGCCGTCTCCGACTGGTCCGGCGGGACCCGCCTGGGCGAGACGCTCAAGGTGTTCGTGGACCGGTGGGGCCGGCGCGGGCTGGCCCGCGGCTCGGTCGTGGTGATCTTCAGCGACGGCTGGGAGCGCGGCGACTGCCGGCTGCTGGGCGAGCAGGTGGCCCGGCTGCGGCGCGTCTCGCACCGCGTGGTCTGGGTCAACCCCCACCGCGGCAAGGACGGCTACGAGCCGGTGCAGGCCGGCGTGCTGGCCGTGCTGCCCCACGTCGACGACTTCCTGGCCGGGCACTCCCTGGCGACGTTCTCCGAGCTGGTGGAGGTGGTGGCCCGTGCGTGA
- a CDS encoding XdhC family protein produces the protein MREVLEELMTWWEAGETVGVGTVVATFRSAPRPPGASMLVGPDKSAVGSVSGGCVEGAVYDLAGTVVGTGEAVLERYGVSDDDAFAVGLTCGGILDVFVEKVSRETFPELGEIADDIRSGRPVALATVVDHPDPAWVGRRLVVRPDEAGAGFGMGSARADDAVRDDALGLLAAGTNATLTYGPDGERRGEGMRVFVWGFAPKPRMLVFGAIDFAAAVARVGAFLGYHVTVCDARPVFATRSRFAHADEVVVDWPHRYLTAEQEAGRVDQRTVVTVLTHDPKFDVPLLEVALRLPAVAYVGAMGSRRTHDDRTERLREAGLTDEELARLSSPIGLDLGARTPEETAISIAAEIVAAQWGGTGDRLATRAGRIHH, from the coding sequence GTGCGTGAGGTCCTCGAGGAGCTGATGACCTGGTGGGAGGCCGGCGAGACCGTCGGCGTCGGCACCGTCGTCGCGACGTTCCGCTCCGCGCCCCGCCCCCCGGGCGCCTCCATGCTGGTCGGCCCCGACAAGTCCGCGGTCGGCTCCGTCTCCGGCGGCTGCGTCGAGGGCGCGGTCTACGACCTCGCCGGCACCGTCGTCGGCACCGGCGAGGCCGTGCTGGAGCGCTACGGCGTCTCCGACGACGACGCCTTCGCCGTCGGCCTGACCTGCGGCGGGATCCTCGACGTGTTCGTCGAGAAGGTCTCGAGGGAGACCTTCCCCGAGCTCGGGGAGATCGCCGACGACATCCGGTCCGGTCGCCCGGTCGCCCTGGCCACCGTGGTCGACCACCCGGACCCCGCCTGGGTCGGGCGCCGGCTGGTGGTCCGTCCCGACGAGGCCGGCGCCGGCTTCGGGATGGGCTCGGCGCGCGCCGACGACGCCGTACGGGACGACGCCCTCGGGCTGCTCGCCGCCGGCACCAACGCGACGCTGACCTACGGCCCCGACGGGGAGCGCCGCGGCGAGGGCATGCGGGTCTTCGTGTGGGGCTTCGCCCCGAAGCCGCGGATGCTGGTCTTCGGCGCGATCGACTTCGCCGCCGCGGTGGCCCGGGTGGGGGCGTTCCTCGGCTACCACGTCACCGTGTGCGACGCCCGGCCCGTGTTCGCCACCCGCAGCCGCTTCGCCCACGCCGACGAGGTCGTCGTCGACTGGCCGCACCGCTACCTCACCGCCGAGCAGGAGGCCGGCCGCGTGGACCAGCGCACCGTGGTCACGGTGCTGACCCACGACCCCAAGTTCGACGTCCCCCTGCTCGAGGTGGCGCTGCGCCTGCCCGCGGTCGCCTACGTCGGGGCGATGGGCTCGCGGCGCACCCACGACGACCGCACCGAGCGGCTGCGCGAGGCCGGTCTCACCGACGAGGAGCTCGCCCGGCTCTCCAGCCCGATCGGCCTGGACCTCGGCGCGCGCACGCCCGAGGAGACCGCGATCAGCATCGCCGCCGAGATCGTCGCCGCCCAGTGGGGCGGCACGGGCGACCGCCTGGCCACCCGCGCCGGCCGGATCCACCACTAG
- a CDS encoding iron-containing alcohol dehydrogenase: MTVTDARRQGVVKFHAPELVVGHGSLAEAGFSAARLGARRPFVVTDPGIIEAGWADELLGHLRDAGLDPVLWHALTPNPKDHEVRAAFARYVESGADVVVGIGGGSVIDAAKGVAVLQGNGGDILDYAGVDRATRPIPPLVMIPSTSGTGADVSQFCIVTDTERSVKITIMGRALVPDISITDPRLLVTMPEDLNAATGLDALTHGIESYVSLAHNPLADVHALNAVGLVCRHLRSTMTHPRSEPARAKMAQASLEAGLAFTNAILGATHAMSHQVGGLLDAPHGVVNGVLLPHVIRYNARATPDRFVALAAQAGLPVFGMPGEEAAELLAEHVRRLADDVGVPRGLRSLGVTEEDVPGLAVTTLGDACLSTNPRLASAADVEALFRAAL; this comes from the coding sequence ATGACCGTCACCGACGCGCGTCGCCAGGGCGTGGTGAAGTTCCACGCCCCCGAGCTGGTCGTCGGTCACGGTTCGCTGGCCGAGGCCGGCTTCAGCGCCGCCCGGCTGGGCGCGCGTCGGCCCTTCGTGGTCACCGACCCCGGCATCATCGAGGCCGGCTGGGCCGACGAGCTGCTGGGCCACCTCCGCGACGCCGGGCTGGACCCCGTGCTGTGGCACGCGCTGACGCCGAACCCCAAGGACCACGAGGTGCGCGCGGCGTTCGCGCGCTACGTCGAGTCCGGCGCCGACGTGGTGGTCGGGATCGGCGGCGGCTCGGTGATCGACGCCGCCAAGGGCGTCGCGGTGCTGCAGGGCAACGGCGGCGACATCCTCGACTACGCCGGCGTCGACCGGGCCACCCGGCCGATCCCGCCCCTGGTGATGATCCCCAGCACGTCGGGCACCGGCGCCGACGTCTCGCAGTTCTGCATCGTCACCGACACCGAGCGGTCGGTGAAGATCACGATCATGGGACGGGCCCTGGTGCCCGACATCTCGATCACCGACCCCCGGCTGCTGGTGACGATGCCCGAGGACCTCAACGCCGCCACCGGGCTGGACGCGCTCACCCACGGCATAGAGTCGTACGTCTCGCTGGCCCACAACCCGCTGGCCGACGTGCACGCGCTGAACGCCGTCGGGCTGGTCTGCCGCCACCTGCGCTCGACGATGACCCACCCGCGCTCGGAACCGGCCCGCGCCAAGATGGCGCAGGCCAGCCTGGAGGCCGGCCTGGCCTTCACCAACGCGATCCTCGGCGCCACCCACGCGATGAGCCACCAGGTCGGCGGGCTGCTCGACGCGCCGCACGGCGTGGTCAACGGGGTGCTGCTGCCGCACGTGATCCGCTACAACGCCCGCGCCACCCCGGACCGGTTCGTGGCGCTGGCCGCCCAGGCCGGGCTGCCGGTCTTCGGGATGCCCGGGGAGGAGGCCGCCGAGCTGCTCGCCGAGCACGTGCGGCGGCTGGCCGACGACGTCGGCGTCCCGCGCGGGCTGCGCTCGCTGGGGGTCACCGAGGAGGACGTCCCCGGTCTGGCCGTGACGACGCTCGGCGACGCCTGCCTGAGCACCAACCCCCGCCTGGCGTCGGCCGCCGACGTCGAGGCCCTGTTCCGCGCGGCGCTGTGA
- a CDS encoding MadS family sensor histidine kinase, which translates to MSGQPVGPTRSDPPRPDPPRPDLATLTGVRSGKGSYYRAYVRSDERLQQAVRAMDSISRALVRTVQGPRGLLEEVVRAVGTHLAAEWVVLALADGQLPGARPRFLVLHRDGVPVDDERLLPPPVRRELGAVRAGHARHTDDSGWVRVPMSLEGRPIGSLAARHGLAVDPEPSDLSVLRILANQAAVSLHTSEQYQAGVALHRRAQRVYDEAQAQARDLALRTDELRRVEQRLLLAHQREIVDAERHRIARELHDSVTQYVLSAGMQLEVARGELAALGAGAATATVSVATAKQLAAQAVEQLRRAIYALSQSSRDTVSTLPELLADVAEHHRGHLKVQVRVEGDVQGLPADADHEIARAVAEALFNTATHARATRAVVRLRYAPDELRVHVADDGCGDPTTLSRVLRVQRTDTSGRHRGLANIESRVLELGGRIAFRRARLGGVRIELRVPLPIDLPATAGTISGLLDTAASATPRPSVPPVHDHPGSTA; encoded by the coding sequence GTGAGCGGCCAGCCGGTCGGCCCGACCCGGTCCGACCCGCCGCGCCCGGACCCGCCGCGCCCGGACCTGGCCACGCTGACCGGGGTGCGCTCCGGCAAGGGGTCCTACTACCGCGCCTACGTCCGCTCCGACGAGCGGCTGCAGCAGGCCGTCCGGGCGATGGACTCGATCTCGCGGGCGCTCGTGCGCACCGTCCAGGGCCCCCGGGGGCTGCTCGAGGAGGTCGTCCGCGCGGTCGGCACCCACCTGGCCGCCGAGTGGGTCGTGCTGGCCCTGGCCGACGGCCAGCTGCCCGGTGCGCGACCCCGCTTCCTGGTCCTGCACCGCGACGGGGTGCCCGTCGACGACGAGCGGCTGCTGCCCCCGCCGGTACGGCGCGAGCTGGGCGCCGTGCGCGCCGGGCACGCCCGCCACACCGACGACTCCGGGTGGGTCCGTGTCCCGATGTCGCTGGAGGGCCGCCCGATCGGCAGCCTCGCCGCCCGGCACGGCCTCGCCGTCGACCCCGAGCCCAGCGACCTGTCGGTGCTGCGGATCCTGGCCAACCAGGCCGCGGTCTCCCTGCACACCTCCGAGCAGTACCAGGCCGGCGTCGCGCTGCACCGCCGCGCCCAGCGGGTCTACGACGAGGCGCAGGCCCAGGCCCGCGACCTCGCGCTGCGCACCGACGAGCTCCGCCGCGTCGAGCAGCGGCTCCTGCTGGCCCACCAGCGCGAGATCGTCGACGCCGAGCGGCACCGGATCGCCCGCGAGCTGCACGACAGCGTCACCCAGTACGTCCTGTCGGCCGGCATGCAGCTCGAGGTCGCCCGCGGTGAGCTCGCGGCGCTGGGGGCCGGCGCGGCCACGGCGACGGTCTCGGTGGCCACGGCCAAGCAGCTCGCGGCCCAGGCCGTCGAGCAGCTCCGCCGGGCGATCTACGCCCTCAGCCAGTCCTCGCGCGACACCGTCTCCACGCTGCCCGAGCTGCTGGCCGACGTCGCCGAGCACCACCGCGGCCACCTCAAGGTCCAGGTCCGGGTCGAGGGCGACGTCCAGGGGCTGCCGGCCGACGCCGACCACGAGATCGCCCGCGCGGTGGCCGAGGCGCTGTTCAACACCGCCACCCACGCCCGCGCCACCCGCGCGGTGGTGCGGCTGCGGTACGCCCCCGACGAGCTGCGGGTGCACGTGGCCGACGACGGCTGCGGCGACCCCACGACGCTGAGCCGGGTGCTGCGCGTGCAGCGCACCGACACCAGCGGCCGGCACCGGGGGCTGGCCAACATCGAGAGCCGGGTCCTCGAGCTCGGCGGCCGGATCGCGTTCCGCCGCGCCCGGCTGGGGGGCGTGCGCATCGAGCTGCGCGTGCCGCTGCCGATCGACCTCCCGGCCACCGCGGGCACCATCTCGGGCCTGCTCGACACCGCCGCGTCCGCGACGCCGCGCCCCTCCGTACCACCCGTGCACGACCATCCAGGGAGCACCGCATGA
- a CDS encoding MadR family response regulator transcription factor, with protein sequence MSPTSTRPRTPDAAGGTTPAAPVRIMLVDDHAIVRQGLRSILGRESDLEVVAEASTAPEALVVVRHARPQIVLLDLKLSTSSDAEGLELCAQLVAEHPEVRVLVLTTFLDEQLVLTAIRLGAKGYVVKDVDTTGLIRAIRDVARGESAFDPRSAAAMVRGLNAPAPQETTSSLTARETEVMALLARGQSNGEIGRSLYISETTAKFHVGNILRKLGVSRRAEAVYEASKLGVI encoded by the coding sequence ATGAGTCCCACCTCGACCCGACCCCGTACGCCCGACGCCGCCGGCGGGACCACGCCGGCGGCTCCGGTGCGGATCATGCTCGTCGACGACCACGCGATCGTCCGGCAGGGACTGCGCTCGATCCTGGGCCGCGAGTCCGACCTCGAGGTGGTCGCCGAGGCCTCGACCGCACCCGAGGCGCTGGTCGTCGTGCGCCACGCCCGCCCGCAGATCGTGCTGCTCGACCTCAAGCTCTCCACCTCCTCCGACGCCGAGGGCCTCGAGCTGTGCGCGCAGCTGGTGGCCGAGCACCCCGAGGTGCGGGTGCTGGTGCTGACCACGTTCCTCGACGAGCAGCTGGTGCTGACCGCGATCCGGCTCGGTGCGAAGGGCTACGTCGTCAAGGACGTCGACACCACCGGCCTGATCCGCGCCATCCGCGACGTCGCCCGCGGCGAGAGCGCCTTCGACCCCCGCTCGGCCGCGGCGATGGTGCGGGGCCTGAATGCCCCGGCGCCCCAGGAGACCACCTCCTCGCTGACGGCCCGCGAGACCGAGGTGATGGCCCTGCTGGCCCGGGGCCAGTCCAACGGCGAGATCGGGAGGTCGCTCTACATCTCCGAGACCACCGCGAAGTTCCACGTCGGCAACATCCTGCGCAAGCTCGGCGTCTCCCGGCGCGCCGAGGCGGTCTACGAGGCCAGCAAGCTCGGCGTGATCTGA